One Halolamina litorea genomic window carries:
- a CDS encoding diphthine--ammonia ligase encodes MSWVSLFSGGKDSSWALYRAQQEGLDVGRLLTVHPAGDSYMYHTPATRLASLAAESIALPLTEVEPDDFGADDVVDAGAQGDAELEPLEAALTAMAEDPEFDLTGVTAGAVESEFQTSRIQGLCDRLGIDLFAPLWQRDPETLATEMIDAGFDIRIVQVAAAGLDESWLGRRLDTDALADLRELNDQYGVHVLGEGGEFETYVVDGPHMDRRIEWDLSTTWEGSRGHVVVEDAWLE; translated from the coding sequence ATGAGCTGGGTGAGCCTCTTCTCGGGCGGGAAGGACTCCTCGTGGGCGCTCTATCGCGCCCAACAGGAGGGTCTCGACGTCGGCCGACTGCTGACCGTCCATCCCGCCGGGGACTCCTACATGTACCACACGCCGGCCACCCGGCTGGCGAGTCTCGCCGCTGAGAGCATCGCCCTCCCGCTGACGGAGGTCGAACCCGACGACTTCGGCGCCGACGACGTGGTCGACGCCGGCGCGCAGGGCGACGCCGAACTCGAACCGCTGGAGGCAGCGCTGACGGCGATGGCCGAGGACCCCGAGTTCGACCTCACTGGCGTCACCGCCGGCGCCGTCGAGAGCGAGTTCCAGACCTCCCGCATTCAGGGGCTCTGTGACCGCCTCGGTATCGACCTGTTCGCGCCGCTCTGGCAGCGCGACCCCGAGACGCTCGCCACGGAGATGATCGACGCGGGCTTCGACATCCGTATCGTGCAGGTCGCCGCCGCCGGCCTCGACGAGTCGTGGCTCGGGCGCCGACTGGACACCGACGCGCTGGCCGACCTCCGTGAACTCAACGACCAGTACGGTGTCCACGTACTCGGTGAAGGCGGGGAGTTCGAGACGTACGTCGTCGACGGCCCGCACATGGACCGGCGGATCGAGTGGGACCTCTCCACGACGTGGGAGGGCTCCAGGGGCCACGTCGTCGTCGAGGACGCGTGGCTGGAGTGA
- a CDS encoding Na+/H+ antiporter NhaC family protein, with amino-acid sequence MVDPGVLAAAPLQSENFGALSLVPPLLAIALAMITRRAILSLFLGVWSGAIIYTGGMGVVTTLTWTAESIGASLFNAKIMTIVMFLGAGVALIWRLGGALAIANAATSRLDSQRKVGLATWIFGMLWFFGDYSNTAIVGTTMRDMADKMRMSREKLSYIIDSTAAPVATFGISSWVVYQLSMIEQGYQAAGIAGEAPGSFGVFLQSIPFNMYCIFAVVMVGIIVLTQRDFGEMLDAEHRSWKEGKVLRDDATPMQSAEESLGDVVTETPQLRFFLLPVGALILVVFGGAAYTGLAGAGSGAAFIDIVDNAAFVDALQWGSFTMVAVGLLSGVGSGLMDIEEAMETVIDGFSMMLTAISILIMAWTIGSVTGTLGTGVYVTSIAESIVSPTLLPVVILFAAAVIAFATGTSWGTMAIVTPIAIPLAWEIGGNTPELLPVAVGTVFSGAIFGDHCSPISDTTILSSTFTGADHIDHVRTQIYYAVTVILVAMTMLLVWGVTRITPLVLLPVGVGILYGLVYGLSEWDANRKGVLPRAPKSERRSSPADD; translated from the coding sequence ATGGTTGACCCCGGCGTGCTCGCGGCGGCGCCGCTCCAGTCGGAGAACTTCGGCGCGCTCTCGTTGGTGCCGCCGCTGTTGGCCATCGCGCTCGCGATGATCACCCGACGGGCCATTCTCTCGCTGTTCCTGGGGGTTTGGTCCGGGGCGATCATCTACACGGGCGGCATGGGCGTCGTGACGACGTTGACGTGGACCGCCGAATCGATCGGTGCGAGCCTGTTCAACGCCAAGATCATGACCATCGTCATGTTCCTCGGCGCGGGTGTCGCGCTCATCTGGCGGTTGGGCGGGGCGTTGGCCATCGCCAACGCCGCCACCTCGCGGCTCGACTCACAGCGGAAAGTCGGGCTGGCGACGTGGATCTTCGGCATGCTCTGGTTCTTCGGGGACTACTCCAACACCGCCATCGTCGGCACGACGATGCGGGACATGGCCGATAAGATGCGGATGTCCCGGGAGAAGCTCTCCTACATCATCGACTCGACGGCCGCGCCGGTCGCGACGTTCGGCATCTCGAGTTGGGTCGTCTACCAACTCAGCATGATCGAGCAGGGCTATCAGGCCGCCGGGATCGCCGGCGAAGCGCCCGGCTCGTTCGGCGTCTTCCTTCAGAGCATCCCGTTCAACATGTACTGCATCTTCGCGGTGGTCATGGTGGGGATCATCGTCCTCACCCAGCGTGACTTCGGCGAGATGCTCGACGCCGAACACCGCTCGTGGAAGGAGGGGAAGGTGCTCCGTGACGACGCGACGCCGATGCAGAGCGCCGAGGAGAGCCTCGGCGACGTGGTGACCGAGACGCCCCAACTGCGCTTCTTCCTGCTTCCCGTGGGCGCGCTGATCCTGGTCGTGTTCGGTGGGGCCGCCTACACCGGGCTGGCCGGTGCCGGCTCGGGTGCGGCGTTCATCGACATCGTGGACAACGCCGCGTTCGTCGACGCGCTCCAGTGGGGCTCGTTCACCATGGTCGCCGTCGGCCTCCTGTCGGGGGTCGGCAGCGGCCTGATGGATATCGAGGAGGCGATGGAGACCGTCATCGACGGGTTCAGCATGATGCTGACCGCCATCTCGATCCTCATCATGGCGTGGACCATCGGCAGCGTCACCGGGACGCTCGGGACCGGGGTCTACGTCACGAGCATCGCAGAGTCCATCGTGAGCCCCACGCTCCTGCCCGTGGTGATCCTGTTCGCGGCGGCGGTGATCGCCTTCGCGACCGGTACCTCGTGGGGGACGATGGCCATCGTGACGCCGATCGCGATCCCGCTGGCGTGGGAGATCGGCGGCAACACCCCCGAACTCCTGCCGGTCGCGGTCGGGACCGTGTTCAGCGGCGCCATCTTCGGCGACCACTGCTCGCCGATCTCGGACACGACGATCCTCTCCTCGACGTTCACCGGCGCCGACCACATCGACCACGTCCGGACCCAGATCTACTACGCGGTGACGGTGATCCTCGTGGCGATGACGATGCTGCTGGTCTGGGGTGTCACCCGGATCACGCCCCTGGTCCTCCTGCCGGTCGGTGTGGGCATTCTCTACGGCCTGGTCTACGGGCTCTCGGAGTGGGACGCCAACCGCAAAGGAGTGCTGCCGCGGGCGCCGAAGAGCGAGCGCCGGTCGTCCCCGGCCGACGACTGA
- a CDS encoding DUF7542 family protein, with protein MATGATVTCPDCGLERAFDSLGDARAFIEDHRTETGHEATWQLGRLAAGVERAGDEAGVCGSPDCTDTDSPLYQGEN; from the coding sequence ATGGCCACCGGTGCGACGGTCACCTGTCCGGACTGTGGGCTGGAGCGGGCCTTCGACTCGCTGGGGGACGCACGGGCGTTCATCGAGGACCACCGAACTGAGACGGGCCACGAGGCCACGTGGCAACTCGGTCGGCTCGCCGCCGGCGTCGAGCGCGCCGGCGACGAAGCCGGCGTCTGTGGCAGCCCGGACTGTACGGACACGGACTCCCCGCTGTATCAGGGCGAGAACTGA
- a CDS encoding nucleotidyltransferase family protein, with the protein MKAIVLAGGYATRLWPITRNRPKMFLPVGEGTVIDDVFADLEADDRVDEVYVSTNERFGDDFEEYLADSEFEKPVVSVEETVEEDEKFGVVGALAQLIDREGIDDDLLVVAGDNLISFDLGEFADFFEEKGSPCLAAYDVGSTAQASSYGLVQLDGDRVVDFQEKPAEPKSTLVSIACYAFPQETLPKFDDYLAGENNPDEPGWFIQWLQSRESVHAFTFDGAWFDIGTPESYLEAVAWKLGGDNLIADDATVDADLGENVHVMSGATVEDSELDRSVIFGDATIVDSTLCGSIVDESSYVEGLDLSGALVGAHSEIADREE; encoded by the coding sequence ATGAAGGCAATCGTCCTCGCGGGCGGCTACGCGACGCGCCTCTGGCCCATCACCCGCAATCGTCCGAAGATGTTCCTCCCCGTCGGCGAGGGAACAGTCATCGACGACGTGTTCGCCGATCTCGAAGCCGACGACCGTGTCGACGAGGTCTACGTCTCCACCAACGAGCGCTTCGGCGATGACTTCGAGGAGTACCTCGCGGACAGCGAGTTCGAGAAGCCGGTCGTCTCCGTCGAGGAGACCGTCGAGGAAGACGAGAAGTTCGGCGTCGTCGGCGCGCTGGCCCAACTCATCGACCGCGAGGGAATCGACGACGACCTGCTGGTCGTCGCCGGGGACAACCTCATCTCCTTCGACCTCGGGGAGTTCGCCGACTTCTTCGAAGAGAAGGGGAGCCCGTGTCTGGCGGCCTACGACGTCGGGTCGACGGCCCAGGCCAGTTCATACGGACTCGTCCAACTGGACGGCGACAGGGTCGTCGACTTCCAGGAGAAACCAGCCGAGCCAAAGAGCACGCTCGTCTCCATCGCCTGCTACGCGTTCCCCCAGGAGACGCTCCCGAAGTTCGACGACTACCTCGCTGGGGAGAACAACCCCGACGAGCCCGGATGGTTCATCCAGTGGCTCCAGTCCCGCGAGTCGGTCCACGCCTTCACCTTCGACGGCGCGTGGTTCGACATCGGCACGCCAGAGAGCTACCTCGAAGCCGTGGCGTGGAAGCTGGGTGGCGACAACCTCATCGCCGACGACGCCACCGTCGACGCCGACCTCGGCGAGAACGTCCACGTGATGTCCGGCGCGACCGTCGAGGACAGCGAACTCGACCGCAGCGTGATCTTCGGGGACGCGACCATCGTCGACTCGACGCTCTGTGGGTCGATCGTCGACGAGTCGAGCTACGTCGAGGGGCTCGACCTCTCGGGGGCACTCGTGGGCGCTCACTCCGAGATCGCCGACCGGGAGGAGTGA
- a CDS encoding transcriptional regulator — protein METTTRQRIVDAIRGAPATPRELSKQLGVPTNTVYDHARHVAKSLESESEQLLVAPPECKECGFSGFDDPLSAPSRCPECKCERLTQPRLLVESP, from the coding sequence ATGGAGACGACCACCCGCCAACGGATCGTCGACGCCATCCGCGGGGCGCCGGCGACCCCCCGTGAGCTCTCGAAACAGCTCGGCGTCCCCACGAACACCGTCTACGACCACGCCCGCCACGTCGCCAAGAGCCTCGAAAGCGAGTCGGAACAGCTCCTCGTGGCGCCACCGGAGTGCAAGGAGTGTGGGTTCTCGGGGTTCGACGACCCGCTGTCGGCGCCGAGTCGGTGTCCAGAGTGTAAGTGTGAACGGCTGACCCAGCCCCGGCTGCTGGTGGAGTCGCCCTAG
- a CDS encoding DHH family phosphoesterase has product MVTRLVLGCGGVGFDLLQRLGDDGSIVVSDDAARAESLREAGIGAIEGDTTDPAAHAPDAGVVLVASDDPERNREVAVAAREALPDAMLIVYTGEGAAPDTVEELAAVADELIDPTAAIADQVLDRTVGFESERARGLRAALLAAEEPVAVVAHDNPDPDAIASAIALCKLADRIGVDARPCYHGEISHQENRALVNLLDLPLIHLENGDIEEYGGVALVDHSRPGINDSLPEETEIDVVIDHHPPRGPVDGEFVDLRSGVGATSTLLTEYLDRFDVPPDTTTATALLYGIQVDTKEFTREVSGADFAAAASLIPAVDADTLSRVESPSLSIETLSVLASAIENRTVRDGALSTCVGEIRDRDALAQAAERLLDMEGVQITLVYGFMEETIYVSGRARGSGLDLGETLRDAFGAIGDAGGHADMAGAQIPLGILAETGPDLTGSLTEVVWEVVDERFFDALSDAPDAPAADDGLEYDYAPEGAASLAVPHDEREQAATGADDGAASDDVDDGDGAGSDDADA; this is encoded by the coding sequence ATGGTCACCCGGCTGGTGCTGGGCTGTGGCGGAGTCGGATTCGACCTCCTCCAGCGGCTCGGTGACGACGGCTCCATCGTCGTGAGCGACGACGCTGCCCGCGCCGAGAGCCTGCGCGAGGCCGGCATCGGCGCCATCGAGGGCGATACGACCGACCCGGCAGCCCACGCCCCGGACGCCGGCGTCGTCCTCGTCGCCAGCGACGACCCCGAGCGGAACCGCGAGGTCGCCGTCGCGGCCCGGGAGGCGCTCCCCGACGCGATGCTGATCGTCTACACCGGCGAGGGGGCCGCACCGGACACCGTCGAGGAACTCGCGGCGGTCGCCGACGAACTGATCGACCCTACCGCCGCCATCGCCGACCAGGTCCTCGACCGCACCGTCGGCTTCGAGAGCGAACGCGCCCGCGGCCTCCGCGCGGCACTCCTCGCCGCCGAGGAACCGGTCGCGGTCGTCGCCCACGACAACCCCGACCCCGACGCGATCGCCAGCGCGATCGCGCTGTGTAAACTCGCTGACCGGATCGGCGTCGACGCCAGGCCCTGCTACCACGGCGAGATCAGTCACCAGGAGAACCGCGCGCTGGTGAACCTCCTCGACCTGCCGCTGATCCACCTCGAAAACGGCGACATCGAGGAGTACGGCGGCGTCGCCCTCGTCGATCACTCCCGGCCGGGGATCAACGACAGCCTCCCGGAGGAGACCGAGATCGACGTGGTGATCGATCACCACCCGCCACGGGGGCCCGTCGACGGCGAGTTCGTCGACCTGCGCAGCGGCGTCGGCGCCACCAGCACGCTGTTGACGGAGTACCTCGACCGCTTCGACGTTCCCCCGGACACGACGACCGCGACGGCGCTGCTGTACGGCATCCAGGTCGACACCAAGGAGTTCACGCGGGAGGTCTCCGGGGCGGACTTCGCCGCCGCCGCGTCGCTGATCCCCGCCGTCGACGCCGACACTCTCTCGCGGGTGGAGTCGCCGAGCCTCTCGATCGAGACGCTCTCGGTGCTCGCCAGCGCCATCGAGAACCGCACCGTCCGCGACGGCGCGCTCTCGACGTGTGTCGGGGAGATCCGCGACCGCGACGCGCTCGCACAGGCCGCCGAACGCTTACTCGACATGGAAGGCGTCCAGATCACGCTGGTCTACGGCTTCATGGAGGAGACCATCTACGTCTCCGGGCGGGCGCGTGGCTCCGGCCTCGACCTCGGTGAGACGCTGCGGGACGCCTTCGGCGCCATCGGCGACGCCGGCGGCCACGCGGACATGGCCGGCGCACAGATCCCGCTGGGCATCCTCGCCGAGACCGGTCCGGACCTGACTGGCTCGCTGACCGAGGTCGTCTGGGAGGTCGTCGACGAACGCTTCTTCGACGCCCTCTCGGACGCCCCCGACGCGCCGGCGGCCGACGACGGACTCGAGTACGACTACGCCCCGGAGGGGGCGGCGTCGCTCGCGGTTCCGCACGACGAGCGTGAGCAGGCCGCGACCGGCGCGGACGACGGTGCCGCCTCAGACGACGTGGACGACGGCGACGGTGCCGGCTCAGACGACGCCGACGCCTGA
- a CDS encoding CBS pair associated ParBc domain-containing protein — translation MSAKARVKEYMTREVATVDADDTVREVAERIVESDHNGFPVVDGRTVEGFVSARDLLLADENAPIFTVMVEDIVVAHPEMDVTDAARVILRSGIQKLPVVDDAGNLAGIISNTDVVRSQIERATPEKVGELMETLQHIHDVRVRQERRTVRLDDLIPTQGRVYADELEGRSYELDHGLAEPLVVIANATGRKELLLLTDGHHRALAADRLGIEEMDAYVIVVEADDPVTLGMERTAKKEGLTSIDDVAVVDYARHPLIETTKRLQ, via the coding sequence ATGAGTGCTAAAGCGCGGGTCAAGGAGTACATGACCCGGGAGGTAGCGACCGTCGACGCCGACGACACGGTTCGGGAGGTGGCCGAACGGATCGTCGAGAGCGATCACAACGGCTTCCCGGTGGTCGACGGCCGCACTGTCGAGGGGTTCGTCTCGGCCCGTGACCTCCTGCTGGCCGACGAGAACGCCCCCATCTTCACGGTGATGGTCGAGGACATCGTCGTCGCCCACCCGGAGATGGACGTGACCGACGCCGCCCGGGTGATCCTGCGGTCGGGGATCCAGAAGCTCCCGGTCGTCGACGACGCGGGGAACCTCGCGGGGATCATCTCCAACACCGATGTGGTTCGGAGCCAGATCGAACGGGCCACCCCCGAGAAGGTCGGCGAACTGATGGAGACGCTCCAGCACATCCACGACGTGCGTGTCAGACAGGAGCGCCGGACCGTCCGCCTGGACGACCTGATCCCCACGCAGGGCCGGGTGTACGCCGACGAACTCGAAGGTCGGAGCTACGAACTCGACCACGGGCTGGCCGAGCCCTTGGTGGTCATCGCCAACGCGACCGGGCGGAAGGAACTCCTGCTGTTGACCGACGGCCACCACCGAGCGCTCGCCGCCGACCGACTCGGGATCGAGGAGATGGACGCCTACGTCATCGTCGTCGAGGCCGACGACCCGGTCACGCTGGGGATGGAGCGGACCGCGAAAAAGGAGGGCCTGACCTCCATCGACGACGTGGCGGTCGTCGACTACGCGCGCCACCCGCTGATCGAGACGACCAAGCGCCTCCAGTAG
- a CDS encoding M24 family metallopeptidase, with translation MSDAEPATFERRTRAAQERLRERGDAGLVLFPSRNLRYLAGYSEDPAERHLLLFVPAEGEPVFFVPALSSEQIGEASWVDDVRTWDDAEDPVPRIADIAEEIGLVGGNVLVDDTMWALFTQDLRAALPGATFGLASEVVGALRVRKDDAEIDAMRRAGAVTDETVRDLRELGEDAVGMTEAELADEIEARLEANGGTGVSFDTIVGSGPNGAKPHHHHSDREIEAGEPVVLDFGTRVDGYPSDQTRTLVFGGEPSEAVREVHTVVQEAQRAGVEAVEPGVTAEAVDAAARDVIEDAGYGEEFIHRTGHGVGLDVHEEPYIVEGNDRELEPGMVFSVEPGIYLPGEFGVRVEDLLVVTEDGCERLNETDHGWEC, from the coding sequence ATGAGCGACGCCGAGCCAGCGACCTTCGAACGTCGGACCCGTGCCGCACAGGAGCGCCTCCGCGAGCGCGGCGACGCCGGACTCGTGTTGTTCCCCAGCCGGAACCTCCGCTACCTCGCGGGCTACTCCGAGGACCCCGCAGAGCGCCACCTGCTGCTGTTCGTCCCCGCCGAGGGCGAGCCAGTGTTCTTCGTGCCCGCACTTTCGAGCGAACAGATCGGCGAGGCGTCGTGGGTCGACGACGTGCGCACGTGGGACGACGCCGAGGACCCAGTCCCCCGGATCGCCGACATCGCCGAGGAGATCGGCCTCGTCGGCGGCAACGTGCTTGTCGACGACACGATGTGGGCGCTGTTCACGCAGGACCTCCGTGCCGCGCTCCCCGGCGCGACGTTCGGGCTCGCGAGCGAGGTGGTCGGTGCCCTCCGGGTCCGGAAGGACGACGCGGAGATCGACGCCATGCGCCGTGCCGGCGCCGTCACCGACGAGACGGTCCGTGACCTCCGAGAACTGGGCGAGGACGCCGTCGGCATGACCGAGGCCGAACTCGCCGACGAGATCGAGGCGCGACTGGAGGCCAACGGCGGCACCGGCGTCTCCTTCGACACCATCGTCGGCTCGGGCCCGAACGGCGCGAAACCCCACCACCACCACAGCGACCGGGAGATCGAGGCCGGCGAGCCGGTCGTTCTGGACTTCGGCACCCGGGTGGACGGCTACCCGTCCGACCAGACCCGGACGCTCGTCTTCGGCGGCGAGCCGAGCGAGGCGGTTCGGGAGGTCCACACGGTCGTACAGGAGGCACAGCGGGCCGGCGTCGAGGCCGTCGAACCCGGTGTGACCGCCGAGGCCGTCGACGCGGCCGCCCGCGACGTGATCGAGGACGCGGGCTACGGCGAGGAGTTCATCCACCGCACGGGTCACGGCGTCGGCCTCGACGTTCACGAGGAGCCGTACATCGTCGAGGGCAACGACCGCGAACTGGAGCCGGGGATGGTGTTCAGCGTCGAGCCGGGCATCTACCTGCCCGGGGAGTTCGGGGTCCGGGTCGAGGACCTCCTCGTCGTCACCGAGGACGGCTGTGAGCGGCTGAACGAGACCGACCACGGCTGGGAGTGCTGA
- a CDS encoding acetate--CoA ligase family protein, with protein MAETTAHCAPPSLAGLFDPDHVAVVGATEREGAVGRAITENLLDGFDGEVSLVNPNHERLFGRECRASVADTGADVAVIAVPVEVVFSVLETCGEAGIRNAIIVTAGFGERGEAGKRREDRLRDLAAEYGLNVVGPNCLGVVSTPAGMNASFGPNKIHTGSISFLSQSGAFVTAVLDWAAAEGIGFRHVVSLGNKAVLDETDFLRFWGADEGTDVVVGYLEDVADGRGFIDAAREVTTEADTPIVIVKAGRSEAGAAAAASHTGAMTGSDDAYVAAAKQAGILRAGTMGELFDAAGVLAGQPVPDSGTIAVVTNAGGPGVLATDAVGDSTLSMADLAPETESALADHLPPGVDIANPVDVIGDAGVERFRNALETVLGADEVGAVVAVAAPTAMLDYDELADAVVDATEGSDTPIAACLMGGERTEAPERTLTGAGIPCYVEPSRAVRAVDTLARHGRFRDRPYEPPATFGDVDRERAREIIARGAERGNGSLGVESIALLDAYGIPTPAGGLAESPEAAAELAASIGEPVVMKVVSPEATHKSDFGGVEIGVDPADAAATFETLADRLAEHRPDASLTGVRVEERLDTDRGVETIAGVSRDPGFGPLVLFGLGGVFVEVMEDTSLRIAPVSEREARTMTEEITAAPLLRGARGREPSDLDAVVETICRLGQLAAEFPAIEELDVNPLIALPDGAVAADLRLRVDPAKLD; from the coding sequence ATGGCCGAGACGACTGCTCACTGCGCCCCGCCGTCGCTCGCCGGGCTGTTCGACCCCGACCACGTGGCCGTCGTCGGCGCCACTGAGCGGGAGGGCGCGGTCGGCCGAGCGATCACCGAGAACCTGCTCGACGGCTTCGACGGCGAAGTCTCGCTCGTGAACCCGAACCACGAGCGGCTGTTCGGCCGCGAGTGCCGAGCCAGCGTGGCCGACACCGGCGCCGACGTGGCCGTGATCGCGGTCCCCGTGGAGGTGGTGTTCTCGGTGTTGGAAACGTGCGGGGAGGCAGGGATCCGGAACGCGATCATCGTCACCGCCGGCTTCGGCGAGCGTGGCGAGGCGGGAAAGCGCCGCGAGGACCGACTCCGCGACCTCGCCGCGGAGTACGGGCTGAACGTCGTCGGGCCGAACTGTCTGGGCGTGGTCTCGACGCCGGCGGGGATGAACGCCAGTTTCGGCCCGAACAAAATCCACACGGGTTCGATCTCCTTTCTCTCCCAGTCGGGCGCGTTCGTTACGGCGGTGCTCGACTGGGCGGCCGCCGAGGGGATCGGGTTCCGACACGTGGTCTCGCTGGGCAACAAGGCCGTCCTCGACGAGACCGACTTCCTGCGGTTCTGGGGCGCCGACGAGGGCACCGACGTGGTCGTCGGCTACCTCGAGGACGTAGCCGACGGCCGGGGGTTCATCGACGCGGCACGCGAGGTGACGACCGAGGCAGACACCCCGATCGTGATCGTGAAAGCCGGGCGCTCGGAGGCCGGTGCCGCGGCCGCGGCCAGCCACACCGGCGCCATGACCGGCAGCGACGACGCCTACGTCGCCGCGGCCAAGCAGGCGGGGATACTCCGAGCGGGCACGATGGGTGAGCTGTTCGACGCCGCCGGCGTGCTCGCCGGCCAGCCGGTTCCCGACAGCGGGACCATCGCGGTCGTCACCAACGCCGGCGGCCCGGGCGTGCTCGCGACCGACGCCGTCGGGGACTCGACGCTCTCCATGGCCGACCTCGCCCCCGAAACCGAGTCCGCACTCGCCGACCACCTCCCCCCGGGCGTCGACATCGCCAACCCCGTCGACGTGATCGGCGACGCCGGCGTCGAGCGGTTCCGGAACGCCCTGGAGACGGTCCTCGGTGCCGACGAGGTGGGCGCCGTCGTCGCCGTCGCCGCCCCGACGGCGATGCTCGACTACGACGAACTGGCCGACGCCGTCGTCGACGCGACCGAGGGGAGCGACACCCCGATCGCGGCCTGCCTGATGGGCGGCGAGCGCACCGAGGCGCCCGAACGAACCCTGACGGGCGCGGGGATCCCCTGCTACGTCGAACCCTCGCGAGCGGTCCGGGCCGTCGACACGCTCGCACGCCACGGGCGCTTTCGGGACCGTCCCTACGAGCCGCCGGCGACGTTCGGGGACGTGGACCGCGAGCGGGCCCGGGAGATCATCGCCCGCGGCGCCGAGCGCGGGAACGGTAGCCTCGGCGTCGAGTCGATAGCCCTCCTCGACGCGTACGGGATCCCCACGCCGGCCGGTGGACTGGCCGAGTCACCCGAGGCGGCCGCCGAGTTGGCCGCCAGTATCGGCGAGCCGGTCGTGATGAAGGTCGTCAGCCCCGAGGCGACCCACAAGTCGGACTTCGGCGGCGTCGAAATCGGCGTCGACCCCGCGGACGCGGCGGCGACCTTCGAGACGCTCGCCGATCGGCTCGCGGAACACCGGCCCGACGCGTCCCTGACCGGCGTCCGGGTCGAAGAACGACTCGACACCGACCGCGGCGTCGAGACCATCGCGGGTGTGAGCCGCGACCCGGGGTTCGGCCCGCTGGTGCTGTTCGGGCTCGGCGGCGTCTTCGTTGAGGTGATGGAGGACACCAGCCTCCGGATCGCCCCCGTTTCCGAACGCGAGGCCCGGACGATGACCGAGGAGATCACCGCCGCACCGCTGCTCCGGGGGGCACGCGGGCGCGAGCCCTCGGACCTCGACGCCGTCGTCGAGACGATCTGTCGGCTCGGGCAGTTGGCCGCCGAGTTCCCCGCGATCGAGGAACTGGACGTGAACCCCCTGATCGCGCTGCCCGACGGCGCCGTCGCCGCCGACCTGCGACTCAGGGTCGATCCGGCGAAACTCGACTGA
- a CDS encoding ABC transporter ATP-binding protein, with translation MSKGEPTDTTGGIDTNTEGGLDADADGPSPPELEAKELALSYDAGEPVVELDRLTVPAGEVTALVGPNGSGKSTLLKSMNAELTPESGTVYFDGDDVQSYGTSELATKLGLLAQQNDAPASTTVRDLAAHGRYPHRGFFEGLSEADHEAIDRALERVGIEDLGDRPVGGLSGGQQQLAWLAMTFAQETDALLLDEPTTYLDLHHQLRVLRAARQLNEERGVTVCVVLHDIGQAARFADNLIALKDGTPYEWGPPDEVVTPDLLEEVFGVEAEVGFGPEGPTIVPRKPVEE, from the coding sequence GTGAGCAAAGGAGAACCTACCGACACGACCGGGGGTATCGACACGAACACCGAGGGCGGCCTCGATGCGGACGCCGACGGGCCCTCACCGCCCGAACTGGAAGCGAAGGAGCTCGCCCTCTCCTACGACGCCGGCGAACCGGTCGTCGAACTCGACCGGCTGACCGTCCCCGCCGGCGAAGTGACGGCGCTCGTCGGCCCCAACGGCAGCGGGAAGTCGACGCTGCTGAAGTCGATGAACGCCGAACTCACCCCGGAGTCCGGCACGGTGTACTTCGACGGCGACGACGTGCAGTCCTACGGGACGAGCGAGCTCGCCACGAAGCTCGGGCTGCTCGCCCAGCAGAACGACGCCCCGGCGTCGACGACGGTCCGGGACCTGGCAGCACACGGCCGCTACCCCCACCGCGGGTTCTTCGAGGGGCTGAGCGAGGCGGATCACGAAGCGATCGACCGTGCTCTCGAACGCGTCGGCATCGAGGACCTCGGCGACCGCCCCGTCGGCGGCCTCTCGGGCGGGCAACAGCAACTGGCCTGGCTCGCGATGACGTTCGCACAGGAGACCGACGCGCTGCTGCTCGACGAGCCGACGACGTACCTCGACCTCCACCATCAACTTCGGGTGCTCCGTGCGGCCCGCCAACTGAACGAGGAGCGCGGGGTCACGGTCTGTGTCGTCCTCCACGACATCGGGCAGGCCGCCCGCTTCGCGGACAACCTCATCGCGCTCAAGGACGGCACCCCCTACGAGTGGGGCCCACCCGACGAGGTTGTCACGCCGGACCTGCTCGAGGAAGTGTTCGGGGTCGAGGCGGAGGTCGGATTCGGCCCCGAGGGGCCGACCATCGTCCCGCGGAAGCCCGTCGAGGAGTGA